The nucleotide window GGCATCTATGAACGGGCCGTCAACCTGCAACGCCAGGGAGACTGGGCCGGCTATGGCGAGGAGTTGCGCAGACTGGAACAGGTCCTGAAGCGCATGGTACAATAATTCCCGAAACCGCGATCCTCCGGCACTCCGCTGTCAGGGGGATCGCGAACTCGGAACCGTTACGGAGCGAGGCATGTCCAACCAAACACTCATGTGGCTGGCCTTCAACATTTTGGTGGTGATCATGCTGGCCATCGATCTGGGCCTCAACCGGAAAAGCCACGAAGTTTCCTTCCGCGAGTCGCTCGTCTGGAGCGGGATCTGGATTTCGTTGGCCCTGCTCTTCAACGCCGGCATATACCACTACCTGGGACATACCAAAGGGTTGGAATTCCTGGCCGGTTACCTGATCGAAAAGTCGCTCTCGGTGGACAACCTGTTCGTCTTCATCATGATCTTCTCCTACTTCAATGTCGCTCGGCTGCACCAGCCGAAGATACTGAAATGGGGCATCATCGGCGCGCTGGTAATGCGGGCGATCTTCATCTTCGCCGGAATCGAACTGCTGGAAACCTTTCACTGGATGATCTACGTCTTTGGCGGGATACTGGTCTTTACCGGCATCAGAATGGCCTTTTCCGGCGACGGAGAGCAGGTCGATCCGGAAAAGAACCCGCTGGTGAAACTGGTCAGAAGGTTCGTATCGGTCACGAAAAAGGGGCACGGCGACCGTTTCTTCATCAAAAAATGCGGCGTGCGGGCAGTCACGCCGCTGTTCCTGACCCTGGTGATGGTGGAATCGAGCGACGTGATCTTCGCCCTGGATTCGATTCCTGCCGTTTTCGCCGTCACCAGGGACCCTTTCATCGTCTATACCTCCAACGTCTTCGCCATCATGGGGCTCAGGGCGCTCTACTTTCTCCTCTCCAACATGATCGGTATGTTCGCTCACCTGAAGCTGGGCATCTCTTTTATTCTGGCTTTTGTGGGGGTCAAGATGCTGCTGGCGGACACACGTTTCGAGATTCCGATCCACTTCTCGCTGGGGGTGATATTCGGCGTACTCACCGTTTCCATCATCTCCTCGATCATTGCCGCTCGCCTGCGCAAACAACCCTGATCCCCCTGCCCGTACCCGGCAAAAACCCGCACGTTTCTCTTCCCCCCTGCCCGTGCCCTCCCCTGCCTTGCCATACGCCTCAAAAATTTAGCCGGGTTTTAATTACTATCCTCTTGCATCCCGGGAGCGCCTGGTATAGGTTTTGCCAATGTTCCCGCCTCGTCTCAGTCTTTCGAAAACAGATCGGCGCCTCTCGCTCTGCATGTCGAGCCTGATCGTTCTCCTGCTCTGCGGAATCGTAGCGCAGGGCGTTCCGGTGCGCGGCGGCTTGAAACAGGCGGACTGCGCCGTATCCAAAACCCTGAAGGCCCCTGTTCTTACGACTGCCACCCACTATGCCCCCTTTGTCGTTCCCAGCCATCCGGCATACGAGTTCGAGCCTCCCACTCCATCTTTTGCAGCCTTCCACTATGAAACCCGTACGCCAATCTCCCCTTCCCGTTCGAAATATCCCGGCAGAGCGCCGCCGGCCCTGTTCCGGCACGATGTCATTTCTGCATAATATCGGCATGCAGGGAGAATATGCCCGAAGAGAGGCCATCCGGCACGCAAGGCTGCCATCAGGCATATAAGGGGTATAATGACTTCACCGGCAAAACACACGACCGAGCCGGCAATGCCGCCGTTCTCTCCATAATTCATTCAACAAGCGCGGAAAGGGGTTGAGCATGGGATGTCGAGGCCTTTTTAAGCCGATCGTATTTTTATCATTTCTCCTGATGGTGCTGTGGGGTACTCCTCTGCCCGGGTGGACGGCAACCGCTCCGCTCAGGCTGCCCAAGGGGCAGACCGTCTATGTGCCGGTCTACTCCAATGTCTTCACCGGTCCCAGAAAGCTCCCCTTTCAACTGGCAGCGACCCTGAGCATCCGCAATACCGACCCCTCGGCCTCCTTCCGGGTCACCACGATCGATTACTACGACACCAGCGGCAAGCTGGTCCGCAGCAATCTCGAAAAGCCGGTTACCCTGGGCCCGTTGGCATCCACCTTTGTGCACATCGAGGAAAAGGACAACAGCGGAGGATTCGGGGCCAACTTCATCGTCAGGTGGAGTGCCGACAGGGCGATCAACGCCCCGATCATCGAGTGCGTTATGATCGGAGCCACCTCAGGCCAGGGAATTTCCTTTGTCACTTCGGGCCAGGAGATAAAGGAGTAACCTGCATCAACGCAGCACGAAAACCGGCAACTGTAGAATGGCCTTGTCCCTCACTTTCCGGGCCTTTCGCAGGACTTCGACCCTATACAGAAACCAAACCGCCATCGACACGGCAGTGGACTGTGAACCGTTCGCGGCGGCTACAAGGAACCCGGTATGCACGAACTTGAACTCATCATGACAATAACGGGCGGTTTTACGGCAGCGCTGCTCTTCGGCTACCTGACCCATCGCCTCGGCATGTCCTCCATAGTCGGCTACCTGCTGGCCGGCATTGCTGTCGGAGCACATACCCCCGGTTTTGTGGCCAATCGCGCCATGGCCGAACAGTTCGCCGAAATCGGCGTCATCCTGCTCATGTTCGGCGTCGGCCTGCAGTTCCACGCCAAGGAACTGTTGGATGTGCGACGGGTGGCTGTCCCGGGGGCCGTGTGCCAGAGCGCCGTAGCCACTCTGCTGAGCTGCCTGATGGCGCACTGGCTAGGATGGAGCTGGTCAGCCGGCATCGTCTTCGGCTTTGCGGTATCGGTCGCCAGCACGGTGGTGCTGCTGCGCGTGCTGGTGGACAACAACGTGCTTCATACTCCCACCGGCCACATCGCCATTGGCTGGCTGGTGGTCGAGGACATCTTCACGGTCTTCCTGCTGGTGATCCTTCCGGTACTCTTCGGCGCGGGTGCAGCCGGCGCCGGCAACCTTCCCGCCGCCGTGGCCATCTCACTGGTCAAGATCGCCCTGCTGGTCGCGCTGACGTTCTTTGCCGGCGGCCGCCTGATCCCCTGGCTTCTGGAAAAGGTGGCCGCCACCCATTCCAAGGAACTTTTCACCCTGACGGTCCTGGTTCTGGCCCTGGGGATTGCGGTGGGGTCCGCGAAGGTATTCGGCGTGTCCATGGCTTTAGGGGCCTTTCTGGCCGGCATGGTGGTGCGGCAATCGGATTTCAGCTTCCGGGCCGCGACCGAGGCCCTGCCGATGCGGGACGCCTTTGCGGTGCTGTTCTTCGTTTCGGTGGGGATGCTGTTCAATCCGGCTCACCTGGTGAACGAACCGGTCCTCGTATCTGCCACCGTGGTAATCATCCTGGTGGGGAAACCGCTGGCAGCGCTGGCAATTGTCCTGGCACTCGGCTATGCGCCGCACGTCGCCCTCTCCATTGCGGTGGCCCTGGCCCAGATCGGAGAGTTTTCGTTCATTCTGGCCACTGTGGGAAGGGAACTGGGAGTCCTGGGTGAGACCGCAGCCAATACGCTGGTGGCTGCATCGATCATCTCCATCGGCCTCAATCCGCTGCTGTACCGCCTGATCGCCCCCCTGGAGAATCGGCTCAAACATACCGGTTTCTGGCAGATGCTGGAGAGGCGGTCTAAACAGGGAGCCTCGCCGGATCAGATCAAGGTGGGTAACATGCCGGTGTCCCAAAATCGTGCGGTGGTGGTGGGATACGGGCCCACCGGCAGGATGCTGGTGCGCCTGCTGGGCGAAAACGGGATCGAGCCGGTGGTGGTCGAATTGAATCTGGCTACCTTTCGCCAGCTCCAGGCCGAAGGAATGGCGTCCATCTACGGCGACGCCACACTTCAGGAGACTCTGCAAGCTGCCGGGGTCGGGAGTGCCGCTTTTCTGATTCTCACCTCAGCCGGGATGCAGGGGGGCGATGAGGTGATCCGCGTATCGCGGAGTCTCAACCCCAGGCTGCGCATCATCGCACGCTCGGCCTACCTGAGGGATATTCCGGCCCTGTGCCAGGCCGGAGCCGACGCGGTTTTCTCCGGCGAGGGCGAAATTGCTCTCAACATGACCGAGCACATGCTGCGCAGGCTCGGTGCCACCGACGAACAGATCGACCGGGAACGGGGGCGGGTCAGGGCAGAGCTGTCGGGGATGTCCGCAACAGGTACATAAACTCTACGAGGGATATACATGCCATACGCAGCACTGCAGGATGTCGAAATTCTTTTCGGATTGGCCCTGATAACGGTAGTCCTGTTCCGGTACCTGAAATTTCCCACCATCATCGGCTTCCTGGCCACCGGTATACTGGCCGGACCGCACTCGATGGCCTTCATCAAAGACACCCATCAGGTCGAGCAGATGGCGGAGATCGGGGTCGTCCTGCTGCTGTTCACCATCGGCATCGAACTTTCCCTGAAGGAACTGATGCGCATCAAGCACCTGGTACTGTGGGGGGGCGGGCTGCAGGTGCTGATCACGATCCTGGCGGTGGCGGCCATCGGTACGGCGTTCGGTTTTTCCGGCCCTCAGTCTACCTTTTTCGGCTTCCTGGTGGCGCTCTCCAGCACCGCCATCCTGATGAAACTGCTGATCGATGCCGGCCAGTCCGATACTCCGCACGGCAAAATGTCCATGGGGATCCTGATCTTCCAGGACCTGTGCATCGTGCCGCTGATGCTGCTGACCCCTTCGCTGGCAGGCAACGGCCAGGGGCTGCAGGGCATCCTGATCATCAGCGCCAAGGCAGGGGCTGTTGTTCTCACGGCCCACTACAGCGCCCGTTTCCTGGTGCCGTGGATCTTCAAGCAGGTCGTCAGGACCAGAAGCCGTGAACTCTTTATCCTGACCATCATCGTCATTGGTCTGGGCACGGCCTGGCTGACGGCCCTGGCAGGCCTTTCGCTGGCAATGGGCGCGTTTATCGCCGGCCTGGCGATCTCCGAATCCGAGTACAGCCATCAGGCCTTGAGCGACATAATCCCCTTCCGGGAGGCCTTTATCAGCCTCTTTTTCATCACGGTTGGGATGCTGCTGGACCCGGCCATTGTTGTCAGATATCCGCTGCTGATCCTCTCCCTGGTGGTGACCATCCTGCTGGTCAAAACGCTCATCACCACCGGGGCCGCCATGGCACTGGGTGTGCCGATGCGGATCGCCGTCATCGCAGCACTCTCCCTGGCTCAGATCGGTGAATTTTCGTTCGTATTGTCCCAGGCCGGCGTCAAGTTCGGCCTGCTGACACCGGAGCTGTACCAGATCTTCCTGGCCGCCTCCATCGCCACCATGGGACTGACGCCGGTCTGCCTCAAAATCGCCCCCCACCTGGCCAACGGATTAGTCGCCCTGCTGCCGCACCGTCTGACGCGCGGCAGAGGAGTGCTGTCCAATCACGTCAAGCCATCGATCCTGAGCGATCATGTCATCATTGTCGGTTACGGCGTAAACGGCAAAAATCTGGCGCGGGTACTGAAAAATCTCGACATCCGGCACATCATCGTCGAAACGAATCCCTTCACGGTCAAGAAAGAGGGCAGAAAAGGAAAGATGATCATCTTCGGGGATGCCTCCAAGCAGGAGGTGCTGGAACATGCCCGCATCGAAACGGCACGCGCGATGGTGATAGCGATTTCCGACGCCGCTGCCAGCAGAAGGGTCGCGGCCCTGGCGCGGCAACAGAATCCCACGCTCCACATCATCGTCAGGACCCGCTACATCCTGGAGGTGGAACCGCTGTACAAGCTGGGGGTCAACGAAGTCATCCCCGAGGAATTCGAGACGTCGATCGAGATCCTCTCCCGGGTGCTGCGGAATTATCTCGTGCCCCACGACGAGATCGAACGCTGCGTCAGCGACGTGCGCAGCGATGGGTACGAGATGCTGCGCTCCATCAGCCGGCGGCACAGCCATGCCGTGGGCATCAGCGGTTTTCTGTCGGGCGCCGAGATCGCCTCCTTCCGGTTGAAGCATGGTTCCATCCTGGAAGGTAAGCCCCTGCGGGAAGGCACCATCAGAAGCCTGTCCGGGGCAACCGTACTGGTGATCAAGCGGGATTCCGAGGTCGTGCCAAACCCCGATCCGGTCTGGGAACTGCGCAAAGACGACCTGCTCCTGCTGCTGGGAACGCCCCAGCAGCTCGCGGTGGCCAGGGGGCTGTTCGAGGCCTGAAGCCAGCTGGCGTTGCATCGGACTGTTATGTTTAAATCTAATGTAATACTATCCTTGAGGGGGTTACATGAAGTCATATCAGGCAGGAACAGTATTTGCTCTGTTAGCTGCATTGTGGAATGCTTCGGTGGGAATCCTCAGCAAGGATATTTTTCAATACGACATCCCCCCGGTCTCGGTGGCCTTCTATAAATGCTTGCTTGCCTTGCTTGTCCTCTCGGTGCTGATTGTATGTGACAGGAACAAGCTGAATCAGGTTGCCCAGCTCGCCAAAAGCTTACCCCAAATTATTGCCTGTTCTTTTTGCGGAATATTCGTCCTCTACTTCTTTGAGACAAAAGCATACGAATTCACCACTGTATCGATGGTGGTATTCGTATTGCTCGGCACCTCGGCGGTGACTTCATTCGCATTCAGTTCCTATCTCCTCAAAGAAGGCAAAAACCTGCATCAGATTGCCGGTCTCTGCATCGCACTGATGGGCCTGGGAATAATGTATTGGTCCAACCTTCAGCAGGGACATCCGCAGGGGATCGTGCTCGCAGGTATCGCAGGCGGTGGATACGGACTATTTCTCGTTCTGGTGAAAAAATTCAACTTTGATGCAACAATAGCTCTGCTCTGGTGGTTATTGGCATTCGGCTGCCTGTTCCTGCTTGGACCGTTCCTGGCGTCTGGCCCTACGCTTCCCGCGTTACGCATGTATCCGAGCCTTCTGGTTCTCGCATTGCTGCCGACCATAGGAGGGTTTTACTGCACTACAAAAGCCCTTACACTTTTGGATGCCAGTAAGGTCCAAGTGATCGAACTGTCCGAACCCCTGTTCGCCTCGTTACTTGCGTTCATTTTTCTTCGCGAGGTTTTGCAGGTGAATGAAGCAACAGGGGGAATACTGATCCTGTTCGCGATTTATATCTCTAACAGATCATTCGAGTATGTCATCGCTAGGGAGAATGGGATAGCCCCTCTCAGGGATGACTCCAACGGATGAGCTTTACTCTTCGTTCAAATCACGACTATGGCTGTGTTAGCGGTTTATTGCCAGTTCGGTGTTTGCCCCCTCCCGCCTCCTCTTACTTTAAGCGTTGCACATATCAATGGTCGGGTTTGCAGAATGTGATTTACTCGGTACCTTCTCACCATGGCTAGAAAACCCAGAATTCATTATCCCGGAGCCTGTTACCACGTGATTCTGCGTGGCAACGCCCGACAGGACATCTTCTTCGAGGACGGGGATCGCTTCCGCTTCTACCTCCTCATGCAGGAAGGAGTGGAACGTTATCAGTATCGAGTGCATGCCTTCTGTCTCATGTCCAACCACATCCATCTTCTGGTTCAAGTGTCAGATGTCCCTCTGTCACGTATCATGCAAAACCTCTCTTTCCGCTATACCCGCTGGGCCAACTGGCGACAGGGGAAATCAGGCCATCTCTTCCAGGGGCGATTCAAAGCAGTTCTGGTGGATGCGGATGCGTACCTGGCCGAGCTGGTGCGCTACCTGCACCTGAATCCCGTGCGAGTCGGGATTGCCGTCGATCCGCTTGCGTATCCCTGGAGCAGCCATCACGCTTACTGCGGAAAGGAGACGATACCGTGGCTCTGTACCGACTTCGTGCTGCACGGTTTCGACAAGCATTCCGACACGGCCCGGAAAAGATTCGGTGGATTCGTTCTCGATGGCCTGGCCGGGGGGCACCGTCCCGAGTTCCATGGTCACGGGAGTGCCGACAGCCGTCTGTTGGGTGACGAGTCATTTGCGGAACGGGTGCTGAATGACAATGATGGGATTCCACCGGGCAGGATGGGTATCAGGGAACTGGTGTCGTCGGCCTGCCGGCACTATGGCGTCGATGAGGATGCGTTGGGGGAGAGAACTCACCGTGCCTCGCGCCTGCGGGCGATGATTGCATGGCTGGCACTGGACACGGAGGGATGTACGTTGACGGAAGTTGCCAGCCTGACAGGACGTGACCTTTCCACATTGAGCAGCGCAGTGCGAAAACTCAGGGCAAAGGCGATTACGGATTCAAGTCTACTCGAAAAGCGCAGGGCGATTATGGAAACAAGGACGCACGTCTTACCCCGAAGTCCGACCTTCGAAGTGTGACTCCCGCCGTTCAAATGTTCCCCTGCCTCAATGAAAGAAATCAAGGAGCTCAGGAAACCAACCGAGGCAACCATCACTCAATCAAAATCAACGGGGTCAGGCTTGCATTATTTGATTTATCTGGTAGCTTTCACTACCATATCCACGCATCTTGGAGGATTAGCGAGTCGCCTGCATCGTCCGCTCCAGCGAAACACTTGGTACGTTGCTTCAGAAGTCAGTTTTATCACTAAAATCCTCGGGCTTCTTGTAATCCTCGTGCGTCAATCGGTTCGTCGATGGTGGCAATCGGCCCCTCCCATTCAGGTTTCAACCGTTTTGGCTATTTGAACAAGTCGATCTCAAAACTTCATATGAATTAATGGAAATATGACCACTCATCCGTTCTCCGATCTACCGTCCCATTTCCAATACATCCTCAAACATCGGCCATTCCGTTATGCCATAGCGGCGCTCCTCGTAGGGGCGGCCTATATGACAAGACTAAACTACTTTTACTGGTTCGGCCATCGTGCCCCCTTTGTCACATTCTATCCCGCCGTCTTGCTGGCCGCCTGGTACGGCGGTCTCCTCCCCGGAATTCTTGCGACAGTTCTGTCGGCCGCCATTGCCATTTATTATGTCATACCTCCCGTTCACAGCCTGTGGCTCCATGATCAGGTTGACATTGTCCTTCTGACAGTTTTCATCGTATTCTGCGGACTGGTCTCTGGATCAATGGAACTGATGAAGCGATACCGGCAGAGGGTTGACGAGCGAACGGCTGAGCTCGCCCGCGCGGTGGATTCGCTGCGGGAAGAATCAGCCGAGCGGGCTCTCGCGCTGGAGGAATTGCGGGAGAAGGACCGACTGATCATACAACAGAGCCGCCTGGCGGCGATGGGGGAGATGATCAGCTACATCGCCCATCAGTGGCGGCAGCCATTGAACAACCTTGGACTGCTGGTCCAGCAATTGAAGGTCTACAACGACATGAGCAACCTGCATGAGCTGGACATCGGTGAAAATGTGGCAAAAGCGATGCAGGTCATCCAACACATGTCAAGAACGATCCGTGACTTCAGCGACTTCTTCAAGCCCGAAAAATCCAGGACAGATTTCAATGTGAGCGAGGCGATCCGGAAAACGGTAGGTCTGTTGGAGGCCGGGCTGGCAAGCCAGAATGTAACCATCCACATACGGGAAAATGGGCAGATGCCCTACTGTAATGGATATGAAAACGAATATGCCCAGGTGATACTGGTTATTCTGCAGAATGCCAAGGACATATGCGCAGAGCGCAGGATAAAGGATCCGACCATCACAATCTCCATCGCAGCGGTGAACGGGCGCTCAGCAGTAACCATTTCGGATAATGCCGGCGGCATTCCTGCAGCTATCATTGACCATGTCTTTGAGCCTTACTTCACGACAAAGGGGCCGGCCCATGGCACAGGACTGGGCTTGTTCATGGCAAAGACGATAATCGAAAAAAACATGGGCGGGTCCCTCACAGTACATAATGTCGAGGGGGGCGCGGAATTCAGGATTGAAGTGTAGCCGCACATTCACCTTGGAGCAGGGTGTCGCCTGATTCCGGTAAAAACTTCGGGCAGGGGCGATTACGGATTCACAGGCATTGTACGGCGTAATTGGATACAAGCCGCCGTACCGCTTGCTCAGCGGACCTCAGTGCCCGATCTTCTTGGTCTTCAGGCCGCACAGAGGGCAGCGCTTCTCCGCCACAGGGCGCCGGCACGTCTCGCACCAGTATCCGCAGGACTGATCGGTTTCGCAGCACGGGCACGGCTCACCGCTTTTGTCCCTGCCGCCGGCACACGGTTTATCCGTCATAGGAAATTCCCCTTCCATCCTGTCTGCCCGGTCAGTTTCGAGCAACAGGCCTTTCTTTAAGTGTATCAAAGGGCCGGGGAGTCCGGCAATGCCCTGCGGAGCGACTGCCGCAGACTCATGCCGGATACCTCGTGCCTGCCCTTCCTCCCTTCTGTTCACAAGTTTCCATTCCTTGCTATAATCTATAACGCGTAGAGATCAGCTTCGATCTTTCCTCGTAATCCTGTTCATTCCTGTGTTTATGCTCCAGCGGCGGCGCGCCTGCTGCTTCAGGTTGAAAGGATCCTCCCCATGAAACCCTTCGAGATACGCGACTGTGCGCTGCTGACCCGTATGAGCGGCCTTTCGGCGGCTGTGAACCTGAGAGAACTGCGTGACCGGCTCGCCATCTGTAACCCGAATGTCATCTACCATCACTTTTGTGAAACGCCCATGACCCCCACCTTCGACAACCCCGATTACCGCAACGACTTTGCCGTGTGGGTGAAACTGCACCTGGGGGATCGGGTGCTGGCCGAACGCCTCGGCATCCTGGATCCCTATCGCTTTCCCGATCTGGAGGACCTGCGGGCGGTAACAATCGACCTGATCGACGAGCGCCTGAGCGAGCTGTGGTACGTGCCTACCGCCCCCAATGGAGCGGAATTCCACTTTACCGAAGCCACCACCGTGGTGTTCGACACCGGGCGCAGGATCGAGCATCCGCGCGAGCTGGCAACGGCCATCAGGGGCATGACCAACAGCAGCATCTTCTTCCACTATCTCGAGGCACAGCGCCGGGAACCGCCGGGGATGGACGACTTTTCCTCATGGCTGCTCGAGTTCGGCGCAGAGTACGAGAAAGACATCATGGCGCTCTGTTCCATCGACTTCACCTTCTTCACCCTCTCCGAACTGAAAAGCGAGCTGGTCGGCCTGCTGTCGGCACGAGGAGAAACCCCATGACCCGCTATCTCGAAGCATACGAAGGCATCGTCGGAGCGCCGGTGATCAATCGTCTCAGGCAGCTGGGCAAGGGGCTGGCCGGGAAGCGGGTGGTACATGTCAACTCCACGCGCGAGGGGGGTGGGGTAGCCGAGATTCTGGACTGGATGGTCCCGCTGATGTGCGACATGGGAATCGATGCCCGCTGGGAAGTGATTCAGGGCACGGGCGCCTTTTTCAACGTCACCAAATCGATTCACAACGGCCTCCAGGGCTATCCGGCCGCCATAACACCGGCGGGATGGGAAACCTTTCTGGGGGTCAACAGGCAGAATCATGCACTGCTGGGAGAACTCCTCGAAGAGGCCGACATCGTGGTGATCCACGATCCGCAGCCCGCCCCCCTGCTGAAACTGTGCGAAAAGCGCAAGGGAAAATGGATCTGGCGCGGCCACATCGACATCAGCCATCCCTATCGTCCGGTCTGGAAGGAATTGAAGCCTTTCCTGGAAAGCTACGATGCCAGCATCTTTTCGATGAACGATTTCGCTCATCCGCTACCCCATCCCCAGTTCATCGTCCCCCCCAGCATTGATCCGCTTAGCGACAAGAATTGCGACCTGCCGTTCAGCGAACTGGAAGAGGTCCGGGCCCGTTTCGGACTTGACCCCAACCGCCCGCTGGTCACGCAGATCTCGCGTTTCGACCGTTTCAAAGATCCCGTCGGTGTAATCGAGGCCTACAACCTGGTGCGCAAGATCATCCCCCTGCAACTGGTGCTGGCCGGCGGAGGCGCTACGGACGATCCGGAGGGAAAGGCCGTGCTGGACGAAGTAACCGAGGCAGCGGCCAACGATCCAGACATCCACATCCTGCTACTCCCTCCCGATGCCCATCGCACCATTAACGCCCTGCAGCGCCTGGCGGACATTGTCATCCAGAAATCGACCAAGGAGGGCTTCGGTCTGACTGTCACCGAAGGGCTCTGGAAGGGCAAACCGGTGATCGGGGGCGATGTGGGGGGCATCCGCCGCCAGGTGGTCAACTACCACACCGGTTTTCTGGTCAACACGCCGGAAGGGGCGGCCCATCGCATCAGGTTCCTGTTGCATCATGCCGAACTCAGAAAAGAGATCGGCGTAAAGGCCAAGGAGTTCATCCGGGAAAACTTTCTGCTGACCAGACAGTTGCAGGAGTATCTGACCCTTTTCCACGAAGCGCTGCGCGGCAGCGACGAACGCCGGTTCTACGTGTGAAAAAACCCAGGTTGAGGTTGAGAAACGTCCTTAACCTCAGCTTCGACCTTT belongs to Geobacter sp. SVR and includes:
- a CDS encoding glycosyltransferase, coding for MTRYLEAYEGIVGAPVINRLRQLGKGLAGKRVVHVNSTREGGGVAEILDWMVPLMCDMGIDARWEVIQGTGAFFNVTKSIHNGLQGYPAAITPAGWETFLGVNRQNHALLGELLEEADIVVIHDPQPAPLLKLCEKRKGKWIWRGHIDISHPYRPVWKELKPFLESYDASIFSMNDFAHPLPHPQFIVPPSIDPLSDKNCDLPFSELEEVRARFGLDPNRPLVTQISRFDRFKDPVGVIEAYNLVRKIIPLQLVLAGGGATDDPEGKAVLDEVTEAAANDPDIHILLLPPDAHRTINALQRLADIVIQKSTKEGFGLTVTEGLWKGKPVIGGDVGGIRRQVVNYHTGFLVNTPEGAAHRIRFLLHHAELRKEIGVKAKEFIRENFLLTRQLQEYLTLFHEALRGSDERRFYV